A window from Dehalococcoidia bacterium encodes these proteins:
- a CDS encoding GlsB/YeaQ/YmgE family stress response membrane protein produces MGILAWILVGLIGGVIAKMLVPGDDPGGGGIVGIVVTIAIGIAGALLGGFLAVAIGVGNGVDDFDIGTIFLSIVGAVLILVAYKVVVRNTAHA; encoded by the coding sequence ATGGGTATTCTTGCATGGATCCTCGTAGGGCTGATCGGCGGCGTGATCGCAAAAATGCTGGTACCGGGAGATGACCCGGGCGGCGGTGGCATCGTCGGTATCGTGGTGACGATCGCGATCGGGATCGCCGGGGCGCTGCTCGGCGGATTCCTCGCGGTAGCGATCGGCGTCGGCAACGGCGTCGACGACTTCGACATCGGCACGATCTTCCTATCGATCGTGGGTGCGGTGCTGATCCTCGTGGCGTACAAGGTGGTCGTGCGAAACACCGCGCACGCCTGA
- a CDS encoding ester cyclase gives MVRRIESWAFGEDTCVIELTLSGDHTGPYRGTPASGRKLDFRIIAHFTFDADGRIKQETAYYDALTFMRQLGLGRRD, from the coding sequence CTGGTGCGGCGCATCGAGAGCTGGGCGTTCGGCGAGGACACGTGCGTCATCGAACTGACGCTGAGCGGCGACCACACGGGGCCGTATCGCGGCACGCCCGCGTCCGGCCGCAAGCTCGACTTCCGGATCATCGCCCACTTCACGTTCGACGCCGACGGCCGCATCAAGCAAGAGACCGCCTATTACGACGCGCTCACCTTCATGCGGCAATTGGGGTTGGGCCGCCGCGACTAA
- a CDS encoding endonuclease/exonuclease/phosphatase family protein, whose product MKDTIRVATLNLRNASDRWLERAPLLLAQFVELAPDVIGVQEIHVPTRQGEWIVRKVNERLPDDAAPYVLHQANKTGFQGKREGIGIMTRLPTLSHDSIDLRGGHRVALRARLRAPDGGVFDFYNTHLHHEASAGDMRLAQARRIIEWMATHDDVPSILVGDLNATPDMPPVGAVGERLRSAYALVHGCESAGTVPTPLNAVWGQRPAKTIDYIFVDDRVRVHDARIVFDRVDANDERLCASDHYGIVAEVSFV is encoded by the coding sequence ATGAAGGACACGATCCGCGTCGCCACGCTCAATCTGCGAAACGCATCGGACCGCTGGCTCGAGCGGGCGCCGTTGCTGCTCGCGCAGTTCGTCGAACTGGCGCCCGACGTCATCGGCGTGCAGGAGATCCACGTACCGACGCGCCAGGGCGAATGGATCGTACGGAAGGTGAACGAGCGGCTGCCGGACGACGCGGCGCCGTACGTGCTGCACCAGGCGAACAAGACCGGCTTCCAGGGCAAACGCGAAGGCATCGGCATCATGACGCGGCTGCCGACGCTGTCGCATGATTCGATTGACCTGCGCGGCGGCCACCGCGTGGCGCTGCGGGCGCGCCTGCGGGCGCCGGACGGCGGCGTCTTCGACTTCTACAACACGCATTTGCACCACGAGGCGAGCGCCGGCGACATGCGGCTGGCGCAGGCGCGGCGGATCATCGAATGGATGGCGACGCACGATGACGTGCCTTCGATCCTCGTCGGCGATCTGAACGCGACGCCGGACATGCCGCCGGTGGGGGCGGTGGGCGAGCGGCTGCGCTCGGCATATGCGCTCGTACACGGCTGCGAGTCGGCGGGTACCGTGCCGACGCCGCTGAACGCCGTCTGGGGCCAGCGGCCGGCGAAGACGATCGACTACATCTTCGTGGACGACCGCGTCCGCGTTCACGATGCGCGGATCGTGTTCGACCGCGTCGATGCGAACGACGAGCGGCTCTGCGCGTCGGACCACTACGGGATCGTCGCGGAGGTTTCATTCGTGTGA
- a CDS encoding MgtC/SapB family protein: MIETSLQWEIVGRIALAAFLGGMIGLEREYRGYPAGVRTMALVCMGSALFADMSQLYGGDDRIASQIVSGIGFLGAGLIFREGFSVRGVTTAATIWAAAAVGVAVAIEAHIVAIFAALIAVLILELRVITKNMRPSDWREDEDHPAEMPRDE; encoded by the coding sequence GTGATCGAGACAAGCCTGCAGTGGGAGATCGTCGGCCGGATCGCGCTCGCGGCGTTTCTGGGCGGGATGATCGGGCTCGAGCGAGAGTATCGCGGCTACCCGGCAGGCGTCCGGACGATGGCGCTCGTGTGCATGGGATCGGCGCTGTTCGCGGACATGTCGCAGCTGTACGGCGGCGACGACCGCATAGCCTCGCAGATCGTATCGGGCATCGGCTTCCTCGGTGCTGGACTGATCTTTCGCGAGGGCTTCAGCGTCCGCGGTGTGACGACGGCCGCGACGATCTGGGCGGCTGCGGCGGTCGGCGTGGCGGTCGCCATCGAGGCGCACATCGTGGCGATCTTCGCGGCGCTGATCGCCGTGCTGATCCTGGAACTGCGCGTGATTACGAAGAACATGCGCCCCTCGGACTGGCGCGAGGACGAGGATCATCCGGCGGAGATGCCGCGGGATGAATGA
- a CDS encoding glycosyltransferase family 4 protein, protein MYYGSMESGGQGVWLANVTRELARRGHEVHAISGPPYPSLDPAVHHHRMHTHSFQHMMLDRRAYFHDVPPLAHLHPLNFYEFATSRFTFASLLAVFSVRALAKLAEIERKHGAFDVIHDNQTLSYGVLMARNMLGRPVVATVHHPLDMDVRNGLRHLTSVKARALRIAWYPWKMQPFVARRIDAVVFPSRASKDLTASLWSLPRDRLEVAYNGVDTALFHAPERDETRPGTLLFVGNAEDYNKGAVYLLRALALLPKSVNAHLYMVGGPSGAARVAPAEIARLGIEERVTIVGCVSETELAAWYRRAQVLVSPSLYEGFGLPAAEAMACGTPVIATDAGALPEVVADGETGMIVPAADEHALAGAISALLADPERCHRMGAAGQARVRARFTWEHNARTLEAVYRRVVSTRNAP, encoded by the coding sequence ATGTATTACGGGTCGATGGAGTCGGGCGGCCAGGGCGTGTGGCTGGCGAACGTCACGCGCGAACTGGCGCGCCGCGGGCACGAGGTACACGCGATCTCCGGGCCGCCGTACCCGTCGCTCGATCCTGCGGTGCACCATCATCGCATGCACACGCACAGCTTTCAGCACATGATGCTCGACCGGCGTGCGTATTTTCATGACGTGCCACCGCTGGCGCACTTGCACCCGCTGAACTTCTACGAGTTCGCGACGTCGCGCTTCACGTTCGCATCGCTGCTCGCCGTGTTCAGCGTCCGGGCGCTGGCGAAGCTGGCGGAGATCGAGCGCAAGCACGGGGCGTTCGACGTGATCCACGACAACCAGACGCTCAGCTACGGCGTGCTCATGGCGCGAAACATGCTCGGTCGGCCCGTCGTCGCGACGGTGCATCATCCGTTGGACATGGATGTGCGCAACGGATTGCGGCACCTGACATCGGTGAAGGCGAGGGCGCTGCGGATCGCGTGGTATCCATGGAAGATGCAGCCGTTCGTCGCGCGGCGGATCGATGCGGTCGTGTTCCCTTCGCGCGCGTCGAAGGATCTGACAGCTTCGCTGTGGTCGCTGCCGCGGGACCGGCTCGAGGTCGCTTATAACGGCGTCGATACGGCTCTGTTTCACGCGCCGGAGCGGGACGAAACGCGGCCGGGGACGCTGCTGTTCGTGGGGAACGCGGAGGACTACAACAAGGGCGCCGTGTACCTGCTGCGGGCGCTCGCGTTGCTGCCGAAGAGCGTCAACGCGCACCTGTACATGGTCGGCGGGCCGTCCGGCGCGGCGCGCGTGGCGCCCGCTGAGATCGCGCGGCTGGGCATCGAGGAGCGGGTGACGATCGTCGGGTGCGTGAGCGAGACGGAACTCGCGGCGTGGTACCGGCGGGCGCAGGTGCTGGTTTCGCCTTCGCTGTACGAGGGCTTCGGGCTCCCGGCCGCCGAAGCGATGGCGTGCGGCACGCCGGTCATCGCGACCGATGCGGGCGCATTGCCGGAGGTCGTGGCGGACGGCGAGACGGGCATGATCGTGCCGGCGGCGGACGAACATGCACTCGCCGGCGCGATCTCGGCGCTGCTCGCGGACCCGGAGCGCTGCCATCGCATGGGCGCGGCAGGCCAGGCGCGCGTGCGCGCACGCTTCACGTGGGAGCACAACGCGCGGACGCTGGAGGCGGTCTACCGACGGGTTGTAAGCACGCGGAACGCGCCATGA
- a CDS encoding VOC family protein yields MRVTPYLCAKGAAEAIEFYKKAFGAEETYRYEEDGRIGHAEIRIGDTAVYVSDEWEPYRVLSPLTLNGNSVSLSISTPTADAVFERAINAGAKVERPLADEFFGRSGWLIDPFGHRWNIMTPKEGT; encoded by the coding sequence ATGCGCGTCACGCCGTACCTCTGCGCGAAGGGCGCCGCCGAGGCAATCGAGTTCTACAAGAAAGCGTTCGGCGCCGAGGAGACGTATCGATACGAGGAAGACGGGCGTATTGGCCACGCCGAGATCCGGATCGGCGACACGGCGGTCTACGTGTCCGACGAGTGGGAGCCGTATCGCGTGCTGTCGCCGCTGACGCTCAACGGCAACTCCGTGTCACTCTCGATCAGCACGCCGACCGCCGACGCGGTCTTCGAGCGGGCGATCAATGCCGGTGCGAAGGTCGAGCGCCCGCTCGCCGACGAATTCTTCGGACGCAGCGGCTGGTTGATTGACCCGTTCGGGCATCGGTGGAACATCATGACGCCGAAGGAAGGCACGTAG
- a CDS encoding DinB family protein: MRHQIGLITYESNVHAWVLDLTGAVTGARDVAGLGDVLPLTIAEHGAWLRSHGAEVASSGEWEIAETLDGLALAATGGEFNFAYDREPLGGDELEALIARARWSRADLMATVEGLPDTLLDWAPPASTIASFDAWAPEVRTIREIAGHVLQLETYYRDGLRDGAAKGIFEHVDDPATERARTLRRLRAMSDEERSRRWMPVRPGRTAAEEWTVRKVMRRIIAHEREHAAEVRLRLTWVLLGLPRANDHS, from the coding sequence ATGAGGCATCAGATCGGGCTCATCACGTACGAATCAAACGTCCACGCGTGGGTGCTCGACCTGACGGGCGCGGTGACGGGCGCGCGGGACGTCGCCGGCCTGGGGGACGTGCTGCCGCTGACGATCGCCGAGCACGGGGCGTGGTTGCGCAGCCACGGCGCCGAAGTAGCGTCGTCGGGCGAGTGGGAGATCGCCGAGACGCTGGACGGACTGGCGCTTGCAGCCACGGGCGGCGAGTTCAACTTCGCGTACGACCGCGAGCCGCTGGGCGGCGATGAACTGGAAGCGCTGATCGCACGCGCGAGGTGGTCGCGCGCCGACCTGATGGCGACGGTCGAAGGGCTGCCCGATACGCTGCTCGACTGGGCGCCGCCTGCCTCGACGATCGCGTCGTTCGACGCGTGGGCGCCGGAGGTGCGGACGATCCGCGAGATCGCGGGCCACGTGCTGCAGCTCGAGACGTACTATCGAGACGGGCTGCGGGACGGCGCGGCCAAGGGCATCTTCGAGCACGTCGATGATCCCGCGACGGAGCGCGCCCGCACGTTGCGGCGGCTGCGGGCGATGAGCGACGAGGAGCGTTCGCGCAGATGGATGCCGGTGCGGCCGGGGCGTACGGCGGCGGAGGAGTGGACGGTGCGCAAGGTCATGCGGCGCATCATCGCGCACGAGCGCGAGCACGCGGCAGAGGTACGCCTGCGCCTTACGTGGGTGCTGCTGGGACTGCCACGCGCGAACGATCACTCCTGA
- a CDS encoding cupredoxin domain-containing protein: MLYRIARPLIISAILPALLIGAALIVATSCGGGRDKSDDAVSVGGMNETVVMDNTKFEPGNLQVPAGATVTFTNRDAATHDAQAEDESWETDNLENGDSEAVTFDAAGEWLYKCTLHPTMKARITVVGDTPQTPATDD, from the coding sequence ATGCTGTATCGCATCGCGCGACCGTTGATCATATCAGCCATCCTGCCGGCGCTGTTGATCGGTGCGGCGCTCATTGTCGCCACGTCCTGCGGCGGCGGCCGTGACAAATCCGATGACGCCGTCAGCGTCGGCGGCATGAACGAGACCGTCGTCATGGACAACACGAAGTTCGAGCCCGGCAACCTCCAGGTGCCGGCCGGCGCGACCGTCACCTTCACCAATCGCGACGCCGCCACGCACGACGCGCAGGCCGAAGATGAGTCGTGGGAGACCGACAACCTGGAAAACGGCGACAGCGAGGCAGTAACCTTCGACGCGGCCGGCGAATGGCTATACAAGTGCACGCTCCACCCGACCATGAAGGCGCGCATCACCGTCGTCGGCGATACGCCACAGACGCCCGCGACCGATGACTAG
- a CDS encoding SRPBCC family protein has protein sequence MKLERTVHIAAPPERICHVMTDVERWPEWTSSVKAVRRIDDGPLRIGSSAEIELRGTPNATWVVKSFEAGRSFWPESQVTPSVAGGHVIEPAGDGADVRLTIQPRGLIATLLSPLIVRMSRANVEAEAEGLSRRGEENA, from the coding sequence ATGAAACTCGAACGCACCGTCCACATCGCCGCGCCGCCCGAGCGCATCTGTCACGTCATGACCGACGTCGAGCGCTGGCCGGAGTGGACGTCTTCCGTCAAAGCCGTGCGGCGCATCGACGATGGTCCCTTGCGCATCGGCAGCAGCGCCGAGATCGAACTGCGAGGCACGCCGAATGCGACGTGGGTCGTGAAGAGCTTCGAGGCAGGCCGCTCGTTCTGGCCGGAGTCGCAGGTGACACCGAGCGTCGCCGGCGGCCACGTCATCGAGCCCGCGGGGGACGGGGCGGATGTCAGGCTGACGATCCAGCCGCGCGGGCTTATCGCCACGCTGCTATCGCCGCTGATCGTGCGCATGTCGCGCGCCAACGTAGAGGCGGAGGCCGAAGGGCTGAGTCGCCGAGGCGAGGAGAACGCTTAG
- a CDS encoding LLM class flavin-dependent oxidoreductase has product MAADRPLDVHWFLPTTGDARSVADFFPDPARRKSGSGARPAQIGYLAQIAQAADRLGFAGVLTPTGVQCEDAWLISAALAMETERLKYIVAFRPGFVLPTLAAQMAATLQRISAGRTLVNIVIGGDPAEQRVYGDFLSHDERYERADEFLEVLRGSWGGEPFSFEGKHFQVERTRFPQPLEVGGEGASAAPLIYFGGASPAAEQVAAKHADVYLLWGEPPEWVAERVERMRALAAEQGRALRFGIRLHVITREREEDAWGEAERLLAAMPQEQIEIAQKRFARQESVGQQRMVALHNGKLDMEALTVAPNLWAGIGLVRGGAGTAIVGSYDSVAERIREYASIGLDTFILSGYPHLEEAYVVGEEIIPRVCDAVVGVAG; this is encoded by the coding sequence GTGGCCGCGGACCGACCCCTGGACGTGCACTGGTTCCTGCCGACGACCGGCGACGCGCGCTCGGTGGCGGACTTCTTTCCCGATCCGGCGCGCAGGAAGTCGGGATCGGGGGCGCGGCCGGCGCAGATCGGCTACCTGGCGCAGATCGCGCAGGCGGCGGACCGTCTCGGGTTCGCGGGCGTGCTGACGCCGACGGGGGTGCAGTGCGAGGACGCGTGGTTGATCAGCGCGGCGCTGGCAATGGAGACGGAGCGGCTGAAGTACATCGTCGCGTTCCGGCCTGGGTTTGTGCTGCCGACGCTCGCCGCGCAGATGGCGGCGACGCTCCAACGCATCAGCGCCGGCCGGACGCTGGTGAATATCGTGATCGGCGGCGATCCGGCGGAACAGCGCGTGTATGGCGACTTCCTGAGCCACGACGAGCGCTACGAGCGCGCCGATGAGTTCCTGGAGGTGCTGCGCGGGTCGTGGGGCGGGGAGCCGTTCAGCTTCGAAGGCAAGCACTTCCAGGTCGAGCGCACGCGCTTTCCGCAGCCGCTCGAAGTCGGCGGCGAAGGCGCGAGCGCGGCGCCGCTCATCTACTTCGGCGGCGCATCGCCCGCGGCGGAGCAGGTAGCGGCGAAGCACGCGGATGTGTACCTGCTGTGGGGCGAGCCGCCTGAGTGGGTCGCCGAGCGCGTCGAGCGAATGCGTGCTCTCGCTGCCGAACAGGGACGCGCGTTGCGCTTTGGCATTCGCCTGCACGTGATCACGCGCGAACGCGAAGAAGATGCGTGGGGCGAGGCGGAGCGGCTGCTCGCCGCGATGCCGCAGGAGCAGATCGAGATCGCGCAGAAGCGGTTCGCGCGGCAGGAGTCCGTCGGGCAGCAGCGGATGGTGGCGCTGCACAACGGCAAGCTCGACATGGAAGCGCTCACCGTTGCGCCGAATTTGTGGGCGGGCATAGGGTTGGTGCGCGGCGGCGCGGGGACGGCGATCGTCGGTAGCTACGACTCGGTGGCGGAGCGGATCCGCGAATACGCGTCGATCGGCCTCGACACGTTCATCCTGTCGGGGTATCCGCATCTCGAGGAGGCGTACGTCGTCGGTGAGGAGATCATTCCGCGGGTGTGCGATGCGGTCGTCGGAGTCGCGGGCTGA
- the leuS gene encoding leucine--tRNA ligase: MGEQAQRQARPAQGDRYDPHAIEPKWQARWEADALYVTHDDDPRPKWYALTMFPYTSGDLHIGHWWAIAPSDTAARYRRMNGYNVLFPMGFDAFGLPAENAAIKSGTHPARWTYQNIDHMRGQLKSIGAMFDWTREVISANADYYKWTQWWFLKLYEAGLAYRANAPVWWCPQDQTVLANEQVIDGRCERCGSVVAKRDLEQWFFRITQYAEELLDFSNMQWPEQVQTMQRNWIGRREGAELRFGLEAPGVDEKEVRVFTTRPDTVYGVTFFVLAPEHPLVERITTAAQRDAVRAYVDVTRKTSEIDRLSTEREKTGVFTGAYVTNLFNGEQVPVWIADYVLATYGTGAVMGVPGHDQRDFEFAKKYGLQIVPVFAHPDWDGGELEAALPHGGVMINSGPFDRTPDEEAIPKVIAYAEERGFGRGTVNYRLRDWLVSRQRMWGAPIPIVYCETHGAVPVPEADLPVTLPDDAQFRPTGESPLTYHEGFLNTTCPIGGEPARRETDTLDTFVDSSWYQMRYIDPHNGERPFSREKARTWLPVDQYTGGAEHAVMHLLYTRFFTKAARDMGVVEIDEPMARLFNQGQILGTDGQRMSKSRGNVIAPDEPVSRWGADTFRAYLMFLGPWDEGGLYDPSGISGVHRWLNRAWNVVTGEIAKTSNADAAETRELRRWTHKTLQKITDDMERFRWNVMIAALMEFVNHLTKLRESNAAVDGAAWDEAIEKLVLMMAPLVPHIAEELWERRGGAYSVHTQTWPQYDASLATDDEVEIAVQVNGKVRERLTLPLDAPEDVARERANASPNVWQHVEGKEIARVIYVPNRLLNIVVR, from the coding sequence ATGGGTGAGCAGGCGCAGAGGCAGGCGCGGCCGGCGCAGGGCGATCGGTACGATCCGCATGCGATCGAGCCGAAATGGCAGGCGCGGTGGGAAGCGGACGCCCTCTACGTCACGCACGACGACGACCCGCGGCCGAAGTGGTACGCGCTCACGATGTTCCCGTACACGTCGGGCGATCTGCATATCGGTCACTGGTGGGCGATAGCGCCGTCGGACACGGCCGCGCGCTACAGGCGCATGAACGGCTACAACGTGCTGTTCCCGATGGGATTCGACGCGTTCGGGCTGCCGGCGGAAAATGCCGCGATCAAGAGCGGCACGCATCCAGCCCGGTGGACGTACCAGAACATCGACCATATGCGGGGGCAACTCAAATCCATAGGCGCGATGTTCGACTGGACGCGCGAGGTGATCAGCGCGAACGCCGATTACTACAAGTGGACGCAGTGGTGGTTCCTGAAGCTGTACGAGGCGGGGCTGGCGTATCGCGCGAACGCGCCGGTGTGGTGGTGCCCGCAGGACCAGACGGTGCTGGCGAACGAGCAGGTGATCGACGGGCGCTGCGAGCGCTGCGGCAGCGTCGTCGCGAAGCGTGACCTCGAGCAGTGGTTCTTCCGCATCACGCAATACGCCGAAGAGCTGCTCGACTTCTCCAACATGCAATGGCCGGAGCAGGTGCAGACGATGCAGCGCAACTGGATCGGCCGCCGCGAGGGCGCGGAACTGCGCTTCGGGCTGGAGGCGCCGGGCGTTGACGAGAAGGAAGTCCGGGTCTTCACGACGCGGCCGGACACGGTGTACGGCGTGACGTTCTTCGTGCTGGCGCCGGAGCATCCGCTCGTCGAACGGATCACGACGGCGGCACAGCGCGACGCGGTACGCGCGTACGTCGACGTGACGCGCAAGACGTCGGAGATCGATCGGCTGTCGACGGAACGCGAGAAGACGGGCGTGTTTACCGGCGCCTACGTCACCAACCTGTTCAACGGCGAGCAGGTGCCGGTCTGGATCGCCGACTACGTGCTGGCGACCTATGGCACCGGCGCCGTCATGGGCGTGCCCGGCCACGATCAGCGCGACTTCGAATTCGCGAAGAAGTACGGGCTGCAGATCGTCCCCGTCTTCGCGCACCCGGACTGGGACGGCGGCGAACTGGAGGCCGCCTTGCCGCATGGCGGCGTCATGATCAACTCAGGGCCGTTCGACCGCACGCCTGACGAAGAAGCGATCCCGAAGGTCATCGCGTACGCGGAAGAGCGGGGCTTCGGTCGCGGGACGGTGAACTATCGACTGCGCGACTGGCTGGTGTCGCGTCAACGCATGTGGGGCGCGCCGATTCCGATCGTGTACTGCGAGACGCACGGCGCGGTGCCTGTGCCGGAAGCTGATCTGCCGGTGACATTGCCGGACGACGCGCAGTTTCGCCCGACGGGCGAGTCGCCGCTCACGTACCACGAGGGTTTCCTGAACACGACGTGCCCGATCGGCGGCGAACCGGCGCGCCGGGAGACGGACACGCTGGACACGTTCGTCGACTCGTCGTGGTACCAGATGCGGTACATCGACCCGCACAACGGCGAGCGGCCGTTCAGCCGCGAGAAGGCGCGGACGTGGCTGCCCGTCGACCAGTACACGGGCGGCGCCGAGCACGCGGTGATGCACCTGCTGTACACGCGGTTCTTCACCAAGGCGGCGCGCGACATGGGCGTCGTCGAGATTGACGAGCCGATGGCGCGCCTGTTCAACCAGGGCCAGATCCTGGGGACGGATGGGCAGCGGATGAGCAAGTCGCGCGGCAACGTCATCGCGCCGGACGAGCCGGTGTCGCGCTGGGGCGCCGACACGTTTCGCGCGTACCTGATGTTCCTGGGGCCGTGGGACGAAGGAGGGCTCTACGACCCGAGCGGCATCAGCGGCGTACACCGCTGGTTGAACCGCGCGTGGAACGTCGTCACGGGAGAGATCGCGAAGACGTCGAACGCTGATGCGGCGGAGACGCGCGAACTGCGACGGTGGACGCACAAGACGTTGCAGAAGATCACCGACGACATGGAGCGCTTTCGCTGGAACGTGATGATCGCGGCGTTGATGGAGTTCGTGAACCACCTGACGAAGCTGCGCGAATCCAACGCCGCCGTCGATGGCGCCGCCTGGGACGAAGCGATCGAGAAGCTGGTGTTGATGATGGCGCCGCTGGTGCCGCACATCGCGGAGGAGCTATGGGAGCGGCGCGGCGGCGCGTACAGCGTACACACGCAGACGTGGCCGCAGTACGACGCATCCCTGGCGACGGACGATGAAGTGGAGATCGCCGTGCAGGTGAACGGCAAGGTGCGAGAGCGCCTGACGCTGCCGCTCGATGCGCCGGAGGACGTGGCGCGTGAACGCGCGAACGCGAGCCCGAACGTCTGGCAGCATGTCGAGGGCAAGGAGATCGCGCGGGTGATCTACGTGCCGAACCGGCTGTTGAATATCGTGGTGCGCTGA
- a CDS encoding MmcQ/YjbR family DNA-binding protein, with translation MAHPLKKEIGPVKQVREICLALPEATEKIAWGEPTWRVRDKMFGQYDNNHHNAGRVAIWFKSTLEAQEMYVSADQDRYFVPPYVGMKGWVGVRLDVDVDWDAFEEIATEAWRLAAPKKLLAAFDAGAVTP, from the coding sequence GTGGCGCACCCGTTGAAGAAGGAAATTGGGCCGGTGAAGCAGGTTCGCGAGATCTGCCTCGCACTGCCGGAGGCGACGGAGAAGATCGCCTGGGGCGAACCGACGTGGCGAGTGCGCGACAAGATGTTCGGACAATACGACAACAATCACCACAATGCGGGCCGCGTCGCTATCTGGTTCAAGTCGACGCTGGAAGCGCAGGAGATGTACGTGAGCGCCGATCAGGACCGCTACTTCGTGCCGCCGTACGTCGGGATGAAGGGGTGGGTCGGCGTGCGGCTGGACGTCGACGTCGACTGGGACGCGTTCGAGGAGATCGCGACGGAGGCGTGGCGCCTTGCGGCTCCGAAGAAGCTGCTCGCCGCGTTCGACGCCGGTGCGGTGACGCCCTAA
- a CDS encoding glycosyltransferase family 4 protein: MQSGGQGVYLANVTRALARRGHDVHVISGPPYPLLDDAVTHHRLETHSFQRMMLDRRAFFHDIEPLRHFAPLNFYEFASTRFTLTSVMATYTLRALVELRRIEARSGPFDIVHDNQSLGYGLLLMRRLLGRRVVANVHHPLDVDMRTGVAHVASVREKVKRIAWYPRQMQRIVARRLDALISGSNASAALIEDLWSLADGSINTIYDGVDVERFRAGDPEERRPGTVLFVGNAEDYNKGIVHLLRAMALLPPGANAHLYLVGGPAGEQRVAPDEIARLGIADRATIVGRVSDEELAGWYRRAQVLVSPSLYEGFGLPAAEAMACGTPVIASDAGALPEVVAHLETGVIVPAASAAALAEAIGALLADPERCRRMGEAGRARVLDRFTWERHAGEVEALYERLLHRDR, from the coding sequence ATGCAGTCGGGCGGTCAGGGCGTGTACCTGGCCAACGTGACACGCGCGCTGGCCCGTCGCGGGCACGACGTCCACGTGATCTCCGGGCCGCCGTATCCGCTGCTCGATGACGCTGTGACACACCATCGCCTCGAGACGCACAGCTTTCAGCGGATGATGCTCGATCGGCGCGCGTTTTTTCATGACATCGAGCCGTTGCGTCACTTCGCGCCGCTCAACTTCTATGAGTTCGCGAGCACGCGCTTCACGCTGACCTCGGTCATGGCGACGTATACGCTGCGCGCGCTGGTGGAACTCCGGCGGATCGAGGCGCGGTCCGGCCCGTTCGACATCGTGCACGACAACCAGTCATTGGGCTACGGGCTGCTGCTGATGCGCCGCCTGCTGGGACGGCGGGTCGTCGCTAACGTACACCATCCGCTTGACGTCGACATGCGGACCGGCGTGGCGCACGTCGCTTCGGTGCGGGAGAAGGTAAAACGCATCGCCTGGTATCCGCGGCAGATGCAGCGGATCGTCGCCCGTCGCCTCGATGCGCTGATCTCCGGGTCGAACGCGTCGGCGGCGCTGATCGAGGACCTGTGGTCGCTGGCCGACGGAAGCATCAATACGATCTACGACGGAGTGGACGTCGAGCGGTTTCGCGCCGGCGATCCCGAAGAGCGGCGGCCCGGCACCGTGCTGTTCGTCGGGAATGCCGAAGACTACAACAAGGGCATCGTCCACCTGCTGCGGGCAATGGCGCTGCTGCCGCCGGGCGCGAACGCGCACCTGTACCTGGTCGGCGGGCCCGCGGGCGAGCAACGCGTCGCGCCGGACGAGATCGCACGGCTCGGCATCGCCGATCGGGCGACGATCGTCGGACGCGTGAGCGATGAGGAGCTGGCGGGCTGGTACCGGCGCGCGCAGGTGCTGGTGTCGCCGTCGTTGTACGAGGGGTTCGGCTTGCCGGCGGCGGAGGCGATGGCATGCGGCACGCCCGTGATCGCATCGGACGCGGGTGCGCTGCCGGAAGTCGTGGCGCACCTGGAGACGGGCGTGATCGTGCCGGCCGCAAGCGCAGCCGCGCTCGCGGAGGCGATCGGCGCGCTGCTGGCCGATCCGGAGCGATGCCGTCGCATGGGAGAGGCGGGTCGGGCTCGCGTGCTCGATCGCTTCACATGGGAGCGGCACGCTGGCGAGGTGGAAGCGCTGTACGAGCGGCTGTTGCATCGCGATCGCTAG